One genomic region from Bubalus bubalis isolate 160015118507 breed Murrah chromosome 12, NDDB_SH_1, whole genome shotgun sequence encodes:
- the CCDC121 gene encoding coiled-coil domain-containing protein 121 isoform X1, whose protein sequence is MGAQLGTPSGKWRHWEDGWKRPTKELFTVVGQGLGRSKLWTPGGQDNQGPQGPPGTPGTPGTPGKTRDSRATLVKRVRSPVSPRGAGNRASGEAAVRALPSVEEVRRLRTARQGTLTGCEPQSCWATPRSAEPSSEKLGITPVMTRYFRVLPAPKSSSRSLVVSRKGQNRDTGEKQAANKFVKLAEDTSNSLQPDVNFIHTFLKPEKLTRVEKRFKGRAVMEMMKLDKEIKETQTRLEPLVVETRQLLEEKDHIQKENQFFQEYLTKQTEESRQRTEKLWNYYLQQSMKIEQRKQELTSKYANKNSALKRELLEKENTLSNLNKQLEAMRDISVIKEKQDREIEKLQQEIKKTHVETAAKKQAMLVQFFQDKALLEAQLSELEARQSGKKLTKELKSKNQALEKAAKQHVSEFHSNINRQHQQLQKELPELVQKCHQLEDTHSQLKKKQQLLQQEHWYVECLRRGRQQLQERRNRCPNGQGSPKTTRNPALGTKSKVHPKKFLK, encoded by the exons ATGGGGGCCCAACTAGGGACCCCGTCGGGGAAGTGGAGGCACTGGGAGGACGGCTGGAAAAGGCCAACCAAAGAGCTGTTCACGGTCGTCGGGCAGGGCCTGGGAAGGTCAAAGCTCTGGACCCCGGGCGGGCAGGACAATCAGGGACCCCAGGGTCCACCAGGGACCCCAGGAACTCCAGGAACCCCAGGGAAGACCAGGGATTCCCGCGCTACGTTAGTGAAGAGAGTGCGTTCTCCTGTCAGCCCCCGGGGAGCTGGGAACCGAGCCTCTGGAGAAGCGGCCGTCAGAGCTCTTCCGTCAGTCGAGGAGGTTAGGCGGCTTAGGACTGCACGACAGGGAACCCTGACAGGATGCGAGCCCCAGAGTTGCTGGGCCACGCCGAGATCCGCAGAGCCTAGTTCGGAGAAACTGGGGATAACCCCCGTAATGACACGCTATTTCCGCGTGTTGCCGGCCCCCAAAAGTAGCTCTCGCTCGCTGGTGGTCTCCCGAAAGGGACAGAACCGTGACACCGGGGAAAAACAGGCGGCTAACAAGTTTGTCAA GTTGGCTGAGGACACCAGTAATTCCCTTCAACCAGATGTTAATTTCATACATACTTTTCTCAAGCCAGAGAAGCTAACAAGGGTTGAGAAGAGGTTTAAGGGAAGAGCAGTAATGGAAATGATGAAGCTggacaaagaaatcaaagaaactcAAACTCGGCTAGAACCCTTAGTGGTGGAAACCCGGCAGCTACTGGAGGAAAAAGATCACATACAGAAGGAAAACCAGTTCTTTCAGGAATACCTGACCAAGCAAACAGAGGAGTCTAGACAGAGAACTGAGAAGCTGTGGAACTACTATCTACAACAAAGCATGAAGATtgaacaaagaaaacaagaattaaCCTCCAAATATGCGAACAAAAATTCAGCACTTAAAAGAgagctcttggagaaggaaaacacTCTATCCAATTTGAATAAGCAGTTGGAGGCAATGAGGGACATTTCAGTGATAAAGGAAAAACAGGACAGAGAAATTGAGAAACTTCAGCAGGAGATAAAGAAGACCCACGTTGAGACCGCTGCAAAGAAACAGGCGATGCTCGTCCAGTTCTTCCAGGACAAAGCATTACTGGAGGCACAGCTGAGTGAGCTAGAGGCAAGGCAGTCGGGAAAGAAGCTAACAAAGGAGCTGAAAAGCAAGAACCAGGCCTTGGAGAAGGCAGCAAAGCAGCACGTTTCTGAGTTCCACAGTAACATCAACAGACAGCACCAACAGTTACAGAAAGAACTTCCAGAGCTAGTTCAGAAATGCCATCAGTTGGAGGATACTCACAgccaattaaaaaagaagcagcagctgctgcagcaggAGCACTGGTACGTGGAGTGCTTAAGGCGAGGGAGGCAACAGCTGCAAGAAAGGCGTAATCGGTGCCCAAATGGACAGGGTTCTCCAAAGACCACAAGGAACCCTGCCCTAGGCACCAAATCAAAGGTGCATCCgaagaaatttctaaaataa
- the CCDC121 gene encoding coiled-coil domain-containing protein 121 isoform X2 — protein sequence MLAEDTSNSLQPDVNFIHTFLKPEKLTRVEKRFKGRAVMEMMKLDKEIKETQTRLEPLVVETRQLLEEKDHIQKENQFFQEYLTKQTEESRQRTEKLWNYYLQQSMKIEQRKQELTSKYANKNSALKRELLEKENTLSNLNKQLEAMRDISVIKEKQDREIEKLQQEIKKTHVETAAKKQAMLVQFFQDKALLEAQLSELEARQSGKKLTKELKSKNQALEKAAKQHVSEFHSNINRQHQQLQKELPELVQKCHQLEDTHSQLKKKQQLLQQEHWYVECLRRGRQQLQERRNRCPNGQGSPKTTRNPALGTKSKVHPKKFLK from the exons AT GTTGGCTGAGGACACCAGTAATTCCCTTCAACCAGATGTTAATTTCATACATACTTTTCTCAAGCCAGAGAAGCTAACAAGGGTTGAGAAGAGGTTTAAGGGAAGAGCAGTAATGGAAATGATGAAGCTggacaaagaaatcaaagaaactcAAACTCGGCTAGAACCCTTAGTGGTGGAAACCCGGCAGCTACTGGAGGAAAAAGATCACATACAGAAGGAAAACCAGTTCTTTCAGGAATACCTGACCAAGCAAACAGAGGAGTCTAGACAGAGAACTGAGAAGCTGTGGAACTACTATCTACAACAAAGCATGAAGATtgaacaaagaaaacaagaattaaCCTCCAAATATGCGAACAAAAATTCAGCACTTAAAAGAgagctcttggagaaggaaaacacTCTATCCAATTTGAATAAGCAGTTGGAGGCAATGAGGGACATTTCAGTGATAAAGGAAAAACAGGACAGAGAAATTGAGAAACTTCAGCAGGAGATAAAGAAGACCCACGTTGAGACCGCTGCAAAGAAACAGGCGATGCTCGTCCAGTTCTTCCAGGACAAAGCATTACTGGAGGCACAGCTGAGTGAGCTAGAGGCAAGGCAGTCGGGAAAGAAGCTAACAAAGGAGCTGAAAAGCAAGAACCAGGCCTTGGAGAAGGCAGCAAAGCAGCACGTTTCTGAGTTCCACAGTAACATCAACAGACAGCACCAACAGTTACAGAAAGAACTTCCAGAGCTAGTTCAGAAATGCCATCAGTTGGAGGATACTCACAgccaattaaaaaagaagcagcagctgctgcagcaggAGCACTGGTACGTGGAGTGCTTAAGGCGAGGGAGGCAACAGCTGCAAGAAAGGCGTAATCGGTGCCCAAATGGACAGGGTTCTCCAAAGACCACAAGGAACCCTGCCCTAGGCACCAAATCAAAGGTGCATCCgaagaaatttctaaaataa